In Coriobacteriia bacterium, the following proteins share a genomic window:
- a CDS encoding ATP-binding protein, whose amino-acid sequence MPTDRVMLTVPARGEFARTVRMTASEVVSRRGASYDDVDDVRMAADEAFVLACARLQPDSSLTFTFDIDEGTLVCVVGPMPCGDGGALEDEGGRYAEFILESVCDEFGCVVEGDVSYLRLVKRIG is encoded by the coding sequence ATGCCGACCGACCGAGTGATGCTCACCGTCCCAGCGAGGGGCGAGTTCGCGAGGACCGTCCGTATGACCGCATCGGAGGTCGTGAGCCGTCGTGGCGCGTCCTACGACGACGTGGACGATGTGAGGATGGCGGCGGACGAGGCGTTCGTTCTCGCGTGCGCCCGCCTGCAGCCCGATTCCAGTCTCACGTTCACCTTCGACATCGACGAGGGGACCCTGGTCTGCGTCGTCGGCCCGATGCCCTGCGGCGACGGCGGCGCTCTCGAGGACGAAGGTGGCAGGTACGCGGAGTTCATCCTCGAGTCGGTCTGCGATGAGTTCGGATGCGTCGTCGAGGGCGACGTGTCCTACCTGCGTCTCGTCAAGCGGATCGGCTAG
- a CDS encoding bifunctional (p)ppGpp synthetase/guanosine-3',5'-bis(diphosphate) 3'-pyrophosphohydrolase: MTPDSGGPVPATLEQIEAQVREYHPGADLTGLEDAYAFALEAHEGQTRLSGEPYISHPLAVAAILANLHLDTATLEAALLHDVVEDSAASITDVRTRFGEEVAALVDGVTKLGKIKFATLAEAQSNNLRKMLIAMAKDVRVILIKLADRLHNMRTLDYLPDERRREKAIETMEIYAPLAHRLGIQPMKWELEDLAFSHLEPKKYEQISKMVAESRDAREEYLAQVKETLEAELAKVGVVADISGRPKHFYSIYQKMTQREKDFSDIYDLIALRITVDSVRDCYGALGTVHSIWKPMPGRFKDYVAMPKFNMYQSLHTTVIGPAGRPLEIQIRTQEMHRTAEYGIAAHWRYKDGGKGDSFDERLSWLRQMLEWQTELKDPREFMEAFKIDLFEDEVFVFTPKGDVVSLRRGSTPVDFAYAIHTEVGNRCVGAKINGAIVPLSYELQMGDRVDVLTSKTGQPSRDWLSLVKTTGARSKIRSFFSKVNREDDLAKGKDEVQKTLRKQGMNTGGATTAKAVTAVAKEMNHASSDDLYASIGAGKTSAKQVVTKVLKQMSATTGVAGKAAVPAAPELPATTPMTPPRSSRRRGGPGVSVKGIDDVLVRLARCCNPVPGDAIIGFVTRGRGVSVHRADCPNADELLKTPERIIDVEWDKASSSTYQVEIVIEALDRTRLLHEVSLVLADSGVNILSAQVATDKHGIANLRFLFELGNMEQMKKVLADVKAVDGVFDARRMLPEAGQRNGKQT, from the coding sequence ATGACCCCGGACTCCGGAGGCCCCGTGCCGGCCACGCTCGAACAGATAGAGGCCCAGGTCCGCGAGTACCACCCCGGAGCCGACCTCACCGGCCTCGAGGATGCGTACGCCTTCGCTCTCGAGGCGCACGAGGGACAGACGCGCCTCTCTGGCGAACCGTACATCAGCCATCCCCTGGCGGTGGCGGCGATCCTGGCCAATCTGCACCTCGACACGGCGACGCTGGAGGCCGCGCTCCTGCACGACGTCGTCGAGGACAGCGCCGCGAGTATCACGGACGTCCGCACCCGCTTCGGCGAGGAGGTCGCAGCGCTCGTCGACGGCGTCACCAAGCTCGGCAAGATCAAGTTCGCGACGCTCGCCGAGGCGCAGAGCAACAACCTGCGCAAGATGCTCATCGCCATGGCCAAGGACGTTCGGGTCATCCTCATCAAGCTCGCCGACCGGCTGCACAACATGCGTACCCTCGACTATCTCCCCGACGAGAGGCGTCGCGAGAAGGCCATCGAGACGATGGAGATATACGCGCCGCTGGCACACCGTCTCGGCATCCAGCCGATGAAGTGGGAGCTCGAGGACCTCGCATTCTCGCATCTGGAGCCGAAGAAGTACGAACAGATCTCGAAGATGGTCGCGGAGAGCCGCGACGCGCGCGAGGAGTATCTCGCGCAGGTGAAGGAGACGCTTGAGGCGGAGCTGGCCAAGGTCGGGGTCGTGGCCGACATCTCGGGACGTCCGAAGCACTTCTACAGCATCTACCAGAAGATGACCCAGCGAGAGAAGGACTTCTCCGACATCTACGACCTCATCGCGCTCCGCATCACCGTCGACTCGGTGCGCGACTGCTACGGCGCGCTCGGCACCGTCCACTCCATCTGGAAGCCGATGCCCGGACGGTTCAAGGACTACGTAGCGATGCCGAAGTTCAACATGTACCAGTCGCTGCACACGACGGTCATCGGCCCGGCCGGCCGGCCGCTCGAGATACAGATCCGCACGCAGGAGATGCACCGGACGGCCGAGTACGGCATCGCCGCCCACTGGCGCTACAAGGACGGCGGCAAGGGTGACTCCTTCGACGAGCGCCTCAGCTGGCTGCGGCAGATGCTCGAGTGGCAGACCGAGCTCAAGGACCCGCGGGAGTTCATGGAGGCCTTCAAGATCGACCTCTTCGAGGACGAGGTCTTCGTCTTCACCCCGAAGGGCGATGTCGTGAGCCTGCGGCGCGGTTCGACGCCGGTCGACTTCGCCTACGCCATCCACACCGAGGTCGGCAACAGGTGCGTGGGCGCCAAGATCAACGGCGCGATCGTGCCCTTGAGCTACGAGCTGCAGATGGGGGATCGCGTCGACGTCCTGACCTCGAAGACGGGCCAGCCGTCGCGCGACTGGCTCTCGCTCGTCAAGACGACCGGCGCGCGAAGCAAGATCAGGAGCTTCTTCAGCAAGGTCAATCGCGAGGACGATCTCGCGAAGGGCAAGGACGAGGTCCAGAAGACCTTGCGCAAGCAGGGGATGAACACCGGCGGCGCGACGACCGCGAAGGCGGTCACCGCCGTCGCGAAGGAGATGAACCACGCGTCCTCCGACGATCTCTACGCGTCGATCGGCGCGGGCAAGACTTCGGCGAAGCAGGTCGTCACGAAGGTGCTCAAGCAGATGTCCGCGACGACCGGTGTCGCGGGCAAGGCCGCCGTACCCGCCGCGCCCGAACTGCCGGCGACGACCCCGATGACGCCGCCGCGCTCGAGCAGGCGACGCGGCGGTCCGGGCGTCAGCGTCAAAGGCATCGACGACGTGCTCGTGCGCCTAGCGAGATGCTGCAATCCCGTCCCGGGCGACGCGATCATAGGGTTCGTGACGCGTGGCCGCGGCGTGTCGGTGCACCGCGCCGACTGCCCGAACGCGGACGAGTTGCTGAAGACGCCCGAGCGCATCATCGACGTGGAGTGGGATAAGGCGTCGTCGAGCACCTACCAGGTCGAGATCGTCATCGAGGCGCTCGACCGGACGCGCCTGCTCCACGAGGTGTCGCTGGTCCTCGCCGATTCCGGGGTCAACATCCTCTCGGCGCAGGTCGCGACGGACAAGCACGGCATCGCGAACCTGCGGTTCCTCTTCGAGCTCGGGAACATGGAGCAGATGAAGAAGGTGCTCGCGGACGTGAAGGCCGTCGACGGAGTCTTCGACGCGCGCCGGATGCTGCCCGAGGCGGGCCAGCGCAACGGCAAGCAGACCTGA
- a CDS encoding AI-2E family transporter, with protein sequence MDPRPSREATWRRIGVVSWSLIGVAVLGLGVLWLLDRLRHALVPFLLALVIVYLLRRSVSKLATRGLPRALAVLVCYLGAAAIVAVLAVFIVPLVVEQVTGFVSAFPQYYDRAYGLWADLGKRYVALSLPAWAERLGLEARAVVSQRFMGWSSSLARGAFAAGGQVVTLLFDGLLALVLAFYTLKDLPVLREEILSLAGPHGRDEAQVVFSKVSAALSGYLRGQIIISASTGALSAVALSIVGVPYALVIGLLNGVLNVVPYAGPALGATIAAIAAAFVHPLLAVWAVLAIFVVQQVNDLILAPRIMSRQVDLHPLLVVFSLLAGATLFGFVGVLMAIPVAAVAKGMFVYYFEKNTAATLGTEDGALFRQVKDDGRPDDDPSSDET encoded by the coding sequence ATGGACCCGCGTCCTTCCCGCGAGGCGACATGGCGTCGGATCGGCGTCGTGAGCTGGTCGCTCATAGGCGTGGCCGTGCTCGGGCTCGGAGTCCTCTGGCTGCTCGACCGGCTCCGCCACGCCCTCGTGCCGTTCCTTCTCGCGCTCGTCATCGTCTACTTGCTGCGAAGGAGCGTCTCCAAGCTCGCGACGAGGGGTCTGCCTCGGGCGCTCGCGGTGCTCGTGTGCTACCTGGGCGCGGCAGCGATCGTCGCGGTGCTCGCGGTGTTCATCGTCCCGCTCGTCGTGGAACAGGTCACGGGATTCGTCTCGGCGTTCCCGCAGTATTACGATCGCGCGTACGGTCTTTGGGCGGACCTCGGCAAGCGCTACGTGGCGCTGTCGCTGCCCGCGTGGGCGGAGCGTCTCGGGCTCGAGGCGCGGGCCGTCGTCAGCCAGCGGTTCATGGGATGGTCGAGCTCGCTCGCGCGCGGAGCGTTCGCGGCTGGCGGACAGGTCGTCACTCTCCTCTTCGACGGTCTGCTCGCGCTCGTGCTCGCGTTCTACACGTTGAAGGACCTGCCCGTGCTGCGCGAGGAGATCCTCTCGCTGGCCGGCCCGCACGGACGCGACGAGGCGCAGGTCGTCTTCAGCAAGGTCTCGGCGGCGCTCAGCGGCTATCTGCGAGGACAGATCATCATCTCCGCGTCGACCGGCGCTCTCTCCGCCGTCGCGCTCAGCATAGTCGGCGTCCCGTACGCGCTCGTGATAGGGTTGCTCAACGGCGTGCTCAACGTCGTTCCCTACGCCGGTCCGGCGCTGGGCGCCACGATCGCGGCCATCGCCGCCGCGTTCGTGCATCCTCTCCTCGCGGTCTGGGCGGTCCTGGCGATCTTCGTCGTCCAGCAGGTCAACGACCTGATCCTCGCTCCGCGCATCATGTCGCGCCAAGTCGACCTCCATCCGCTGCTCGTGGTATTCTCACTCCTCGCCGGAGCGACCCTGTTCGGGTTCGTCGGCGTCCTGATGGCGATCCCGGTCGCGGCCGTCGCGAAGGGCATGTTCGTCTACTACTTCGAGAAGAACACGGCGGCGACGCTAGGCACCGAGGACGGCGCTCTCTTCCGGCAGGTGAAGGACGACGGGCGCCCCGACGACGACCCCTCGTCAGACGAGACGTGA
- a CDS encoding MBL fold metallo-hydrolase — protein MGLRRFVVGPLDTNAWLVSDTAGGPLVVIDPAHDARTLLAAVGVRPVAAVVLTHGHFDHLAAAREVLAATGAPLLVHSSDADSITTADGTGGTLFGFDDSAPPADRTLAEGDTVEAGALRLVVFHTPGHTPGSICLYVQEQDGGELFAGDTLFAGSVGRTDFAGGDLLAMRASVARLSGLPDSVRVHPGHGPDTSIGRERRVNPFFPRA, from the coding sequence GTGGGACTGCGACGGTTCGTCGTCGGACCGCTCGACACGAACGCGTGGCTCGTCTCGGACACCGCGGGCGGCCCGCTCGTGGTGATCGACCCGGCCCACGACGCGCGGACGCTTCTCGCGGCGGTCGGCGTAAGGCCGGTCGCGGCCGTCGTCCTCACGCACGGGCACTTCGACCACCTCGCCGCCGCGCGCGAGGTCCTCGCCGCGACGGGCGCGCCTCTGCTCGTCCACTCATCGGACGCGGACTCCATCACCACCGCCGACGGCACGGGCGGGACGCTCTTCGGCTTCGACGATTCCGCGCCGCCCGCCGATCGCACGCTCGCCGAGGGAGATACCGTGGAGGCGGGCGCGCTGCGCCTCGTCGTGTTCCACACGCCGGGGCACACGCCGGGCAGCATCTGCCTCTACGTACAGGAGCAGGACGGCGGCGAGCTGTTCGCCGGAGACACCCTCTTCGCCGGGAGCGTCGGCCGCACCGACTTCGCCGGCGGCGATCTCCTCGCGATGCGCGCCTCCGTCGCTCGACTCTCCGGTCTGCCGGACTCTGTCCGCGTGCACCCCGGGCACGGTCCCGACACATCGATCGGCCGCGAGCGGAGGGTGAACCCCTTCTTCCCGAGGGCGTGA
- a CDS encoding replication-associated recombination protein A, whose protein sequence is MDDLFSESAREALRAGAPLAVRMRPRTLDEFVGQERAVGPGTWLRRAITDDTLTSLILYGPAGTGKTSLAMVVANLTKSHVAEVSAVCGGVAELRKAIDEAMRRLGETGQRTILFVDEIHRFSRSQQDALLHAVEDRVVTLVGATTENPFFEVNAPLISRSRVVELVALTDEDVLEIVRRALGDEERGLAGRVVLEPDAEDRVVLTAGGDARAVLTTLELAVTGGEKLQDGRTRVDLAAVETAVPTRALSYDKTGDTHYDVVSAFIKSMRGSDPDAAVYWLARMVHGGEDPRFIARRMLIFAAEDVGNADPQAVLVAHAAVKAAEFIGWPECRINLSQAVVYLSLAPKSNASYRAIDAALAEVREGPARGVPNHLRDRHRPCAQEYPAYRYPPGDPDRAAGQRYLPDGLERGRFWEPGAGGWEAERERERRAGEPKPDRKETR, encoded by the coding sequence ATGGACGACCTTTTCTCCGAGAGCGCGCGCGAGGCCCTGCGCGCGGGCGCGCCGCTGGCGGTCCGCATGCGTCCGCGCACGCTAGACGAGTTCGTGGGGCAGGAGAGAGCGGTCGGTCCCGGCACCTGGCTGCGACGCGCGATCACGGACGACACGCTCACGTCGCTCATCCTCTACGGGCCCGCGGGTACCGGGAAGACGAGTCTCGCGATGGTCGTGGCGAACCTGACGAAGTCCCACGTCGCGGAGGTGTCCGCCGTCTGTGGAGGTGTGGCGGAGCTGCGCAAGGCCATCGACGAAGCCATGCGCCGGCTCGGCGAGACCGGTCAGCGGACCATCCTGTTCGTCGACGAGATCCACCGCTTCTCCCGAAGCCAGCAGGACGCGCTTCTCCATGCCGTCGAGGACCGCGTCGTGACCCTCGTGGGCGCGACGACCGAGAATCCTTTCTTCGAGGTGAACGCTCCTCTCATCTCCCGGTCGCGCGTCGTCGAGCTCGTCGCGCTGACCGACGAAGACGTCCTGGAGATCGTCAGGCGCGCTCTCGGAGACGAGGAGCGGGGACTCGCGGGCAGGGTCGTCCTCGAGCCGGACGCCGAGGACCGCGTCGTGCTCACCGCCGGCGGGGACGCGCGCGCCGTCCTCACGACGCTCGAGCTCGCCGTGACCGGAGGCGAGAAGCTCCAGGACGGTCGCACGCGGGTGGATCTCGCCGCGGTCGAGACGGCCGTCCCGACGAGGGCGCTCTCGTACGACAAGACGGGAGACACCCACTACGACGTCGTCTCGGCATTCATAAAGTCGATGAGAGGCTCTGACCCGGACGCCGCGGTGTACTGGCTCGCCAGGATGGTCCACGGAGGCGAGGACCCGCGTTTCATCGCGCGCCGGATGCTCATCTTCGCCGCCGAGGATGTCGGGAACGCCGATCCGCAAGCGGTACTGGTCGCACACGCGGCCGTGAAGGCCGCCGAGTTCATCGGATGGCCAGAGTGCCGTATCAACCTGTCGCAGGCCGTCGTCTATCTCTCGCTCGCGCCCAAGAGCAACGCCTCGTACCGTGCGATCGACGCGGCGCTGGCCGAGGTGCGCGAAGGTCCCGCTCGCGGGGTCCCGAACCACCTGCGCGACCGGCATCGGCCCTGCGCGCAGGAGTATCCCGCGTACAGGTATCCGCCTGGCGATCCGGACCGCGCCGCCGGTCAGCGCTACCTTCCGGACGGGCTCGAGCGGGGGCGTTTCTGGGAGCCCGGCGCCGGCGGGTGGGAGGCCGAGCGCGAGCGGGAGCGCCGGGCCGGAGAGCCGAAGCCCGACCGTAAGGAGACACGATGA
- a CDS encoding dihydrofolate reductase family protein has translation MFPRVIIYDAVSLDGRVEGFDADIGRFYELSRAFGEDAILAGADTMLAGGPEVPLDGPEIPKYAVGRKRGPLLAIVDSRGRVRFWDWLREQEFWGEPVALASVSTPATHLAHLSARRVPYLVAGTDRVDLSAALAWLAAEYGVRTVRVESGGALNSALLDAGLVSEVSLLVHPAIADGDALSFVRAPLPDGTRLEATHCEEVAGGLVWLRYRVLGPSD, from the coding sequence GTGTTTCCGCGTGTCATCATCTACGACGCCGTTTCTCTGGACGGTCGCGTCGAGGGTTTCGACGCCGACATCGGACGTTTCTACGAGCTGTCGCGCGCGTTCGGGGAGGACGCTATCCTCGCCGGCGCGGACACGATGCTGGCGGGCGGCCCCGAAGTGCCCCTCGACGGTCCCGAGATCCCCAAGTACGCGGTCGGTCGCAAGCGCGGCCCGTTGCTGGCGATCGTGGACTCGCGCGGTCGCGTCCGCTTCTGGGATTGGCTGCGCGAGCAGGAGTTCTGGGGGGAGCCGGTGGCTCTGGCGAGCGTATCGACCCCGGCCACGCACCTTGCGCACCTGTCTGCTCGCCGTGTCCCGTACCTAGTGGCGGGGACCGATCGTGTCGATCTGAGCGCCGCTCTGGCGTGGCTGGCCGCGGAGTACGGTGTCCGGACCGTACGTGTCGAATCGGGGGGAGCCCTCAACAGCGCGCTTCTCGACGCCGGGCTGGTGAGCGAGGTGTCGTTGCTCGTGCATCCCGCGATCGCCGACGGCGATGCTCTCTCGTTCGTCCGGGCCCCGCTGCCCGACGGGACGCGGCTCGAGGCGACGCACTGCGAGGAGGTCGCGGGCGGACTCGTGTGGCTCCGCTATCGCGTGCTGGGTCCGAGTGACTAG
- the aspS gene encoding aspartate--tRNA ligase has protein sequence MFDARYSIRTHTCGALRPEHVGAEVVLAGWVHRRRDHGGLVFIDVRDRSGLVQCVFDPDASGAAFAVAERVRPEWVLKVTGTVRPRPSGTVNPNLATGEIEVAVTAVEVLNASETPPFEVEAGVETDEVTRMRYRYVDLRRPEVLAALTLRDRVTQRFRRSLEHRGFMEVETPILTKSTPEGARDFIVPSRMSPGRFYALPQSPQLFKQLLMIGGVERYYQIARCFRDEDLRADRQPEFTQVDIELSFCTQEDILSLMEEVMREVMAEAGVELPVPLARVTYADSMARFGSDRPDTRFGMELVELSDVFGSSGFKVFSGALAAGGLVKGINAKGAGDLSRGRIDALDQAARDAGAKGLAWVAFTSDGEVKSPIAKFLSEEEMSGLRAALAIEPGDLALVVADAREVAETVLGELRLRLADELAVARSGFAALWVVDFPLLKWDADDERWTANHHPFTRPFDEHVGMLEERSGEVLSYSYDLVLNGLEIGGGTLRVHDAALQRRILALMGTSDEDAQEKFGFLLEALSLGAPPHGGIALGLDRLVMLLAGAASIRDVIAFPKTSSGACPLTGAPETVSRRQLADVHIKTD, from the coding sequence ATGTTCGACGCCCGCTACTCGATACGGACCCACACCTGCGGCGCGTTGCGTCCGGAGCACGTCGGCGCGGAGGTCGTACTCGCTGGATGGGTCCATCGCCGTCGCGACCATGGCGGTCTCGTCTTCATCGACGTCCGCGACCGTTCGGGCCTGGTGCAGTGCGTCTTCGATCCGGACGCATCGGGTGCGGCGTTCGCGGTCGCCGAGCGGGTCCGTCCGGAGTGGGTCCTCAAGGTGACGGGGACGGTCCGTCCCAGGCCTTCAGGGACGGTCAACCCGAACCTGGCCACCGGCGAGATCGAGGTCGCCGTCACCGCCGTCGAGGTGCTCAACGCGTCCGAGACGCCGCCGTTCGAGGTCGAAGCCGGTGTGGAGACCGACGAGGTCACCCGCATGCGCTATCGCTACGTCGACCTGCGCCGCCCCGAGGTGCTCGCCGCGCTCACACTGCGCGACAGGGTGACCCAGCGGTTCCGGCGCTCGCTCGAGCATCGCGGATTCATGGAGGTGGAGACGCCGATACTGACGAAGTCGACCCCCGAGGGCGCGCGCGACTTCATAGTGCCGAGCAGGATGAGCCCGGGCAGGTTCTACGCTCTGCCGCAATCGCCCCAGCTCTTCAAGCAGCTCCTGATGATCGGCGGGGTCGAGCGCTACTACCAGATCGCCCGCTGCTTCCGCGACGAGGACCTGCGCGCCGACCGGCAGCCGGAGTTCACGCAGGTCGACATCGAACTCTCCTTCTGCACGCAGGAGGACATCCTCTCGCTGATGGAAGAGGTCATGCGCGAGGTCATGGCGGAGGCCGGGGTCGAGCTCCCGGTCCCGCTGGCGCGCGTGACGTACGCCGACTCGATGGCCCGTTTCGGCTCCGACCGTCCAGACACCCGGTTCGGGATGGAACTCGTCGAGCTCTCGGACGTCTTCGGCTCGTCCGGTTTCAAGGTCTTCTCGGGCGCGCTTGCCGCCGGAGGCTTGGTCAAGGGCATCAACGCGAAAGGCGCGGGCGACCTCAGCCGGGGGAGGATCGACGCTCTCGACCAGGCCGCTCGTGATGCCGGGGCGAAAGGGCTGGCGTGGGTCGCGTTCACCAGCGACGGAGAGGTCAAGAGCCCCATAGCGAAGTTCCTCTCCGAGGAGGAGATGTCGGGTCTGCGCGCCGCACTCGCTATCGAGCCCGGCGATCTCGCGCTCGTCGTGGCGGACGCGAGAGAAGTCGCCGAGACGGTCCTCGGCGAGCTGCGCCTGCGGCTCGCGGACGAGCTCGCCGTCGCCAGGTCGGGCTTCGCCGCTCTCTGGGTCGTCGACTTCCCGCTGCTGAAGTGGGACGCGGACGACGAGCGCTGGACCGCCAACCACCATCCCTTCACGCGGCCGTTCGACGAGCACGTCGGGATGCTGGAGGAGAGGTCCGGCGAGGTGCTCAGCTACTCGTACGACCTCGTGCTCAACGGGCTCGAGATCGGCGGCGGCACGCTGCGCGTCCACGACGCGGCGCTCCAGCGCCGCATCCTCGCGCTCATGGGCACGAGTGATGAGGACGCGCAGGAGAAGTTCGGCTTCCTGCTCGAGGCCCTCTCTCTCGGAGCGCCGCCGCACGGCGGCATCGCTCTCGGTCTCGACAGGCTCGTGATGCTGCTCGCGGGCGCGGCTTCCATCCGTGATGTCATCGCGTTCCCCAAGACCTCTTCGGGGGCCTGTCCACTCACGGGCGCTCCGGAGACGGTGAGCCGTCGGCAGCTTGCGGACGTCCACATCAAGACGGACTGA
- a CDS encoding SigB/SigF/SigG family RNA polymerase sigma factor, which translates to MGPRSTQKGSRRLVWDKKRTRDLFKHYREHHDEASRDELITMYLNLVKFLASRFRNRGEPIDDLIQVGTIGLIKAIDRFDTEREVEFTTYATPTIIGELKRYFRDKGWAIKVPRRLQELSFRVNQAVDRLTQMQQRSPTILEIADHLGVTPEEVLEAMETSEAYNFVSLESDRNADGSDSFSILEYIGKDDQFMSVVDDRTTLARALKHLAPQEQHVLYLRFFQGLTQTEIARRLEISQMQVSRLLRKTLRVLRDHLLHEEE; encoded by the coding sequence ATGGGGCCACGCTCCACACAGAAAGGGTCGCGTCGGCTCGTCTGGGACAAGAAGCGGACGCGCGACCTGTTCAAACACTACCGGGAACACCACGACGAAGCCTCGCGCGACGAGCTCATCACGATGTACCTCAACCTGGTGAAGTTCCTCGCGAGCCGTTTCCGGAACCGGGGCGAGCCGATCGACGACCTCATCCAGGTAGGCACCATCGGCCTCATCAAGGCGATCGACCGCTTCGACACGGAGCGCGAGGTCGAGTTCACGACCTACGCGACACCCACCATCATCGGCGAGCTGAAGCGCTACTTCCGCGACAAGGGCTGGGCGATCAAGGTGCCGCGCCGGCTCCAGGAGCTGTCCTTCCGCGTCAACCAGGCGGTCGACCGGCTCACGCAGATGCAGCAGCGCTCGCCGACGATCCTCGAGATCGCGGACCATCTGGGAGTGACTCCAGAGGAGGTCCTCGAGGCGATGGAGACGAGCGAAGCGTACAACTTCGTCTCATTGGAGAGCGACCGCAACGCGGACGGCTCCGACTCCTTCAGCATCCTTGAGTACATCGGTAAGGACGACCAGTTCATGTCGGTCGTCGACGATCGGACGACGCTCGCGCGCGCGCTCAAGCACCTCGCGCCGCAGGAGCAGCACGTCCTCTACCTGAGGTTCTTCCAGGGGCTCACTCAGACCGAGATCGCCCGAAGGCTGGAGATATCGCAGATGCAGGTCTCGAGACTCTTGCGCAAGACCCTGCGCGTGCTCCGGGACCACCTGCTCCACGAGGAGGAGTGA
- the hisS gene encoding histidine--tRNA ligase codes for MEYRAPKGTADMLPDTARAWEHLQRVAQDLFALYGYEPVYTPLFEHTEIFVRGIGEATDIVGKEMYTFEDKGGRSLTLRPEATASVVRAALEHGLTSNGRGAKVYYAGPMFRYERPQKGRMRQFWQIGVEALGMAEPTADAEVVALLVRYFETLGVPGERMRLLVNSMGDEACRPAYRDEIRAFILSNSDGLCEECHRRAETNPLRAFDCKVPECVAIMAKAPLLRERLCEDCAAHYAAFKGHLDALGILYEEDSTLVRGLDYYTRTVFEVQAEGLGSQNAIGGGGRYDRLMEAYGGAPTPGLGFALGFERTLLAMQAAGVETPGHPVAEVFVARVDASVAGEVFRFTQELREAGIAAEADHQARSLKSQFKIADRLGARFVLVIGPDELAAGKFTLRDMGTKDEAPVAIADAVAAVGAALGR; via the coding sequence ATGGAGTACCGCGCCCCCAAAGGCACCGCCGATATGCTGCCCGACACCGCTCGCGCATGGGAGCATCTGCAGCGGGTCGCCCAGGATCTCTTCGCGCTCTACGGCTACGAGCCCGTCTACACGCCCCTGTTCGAGCACACCGAGATCTTCGTGCGCGGGATCGGCGAGGCCACCGACATCGTCGGCAAGGAGATGTACACCTTCGAGGACAAGGGCGGGCGCTCGCTGACCCTGCGTCCCGAGGCCACCGCGTCCGTCGTCCGCGCCGCTCTCGAGCACGGGCTCACGTCGAACGGGCGGGGCGCCAAGGTCTACTACGCGGGACCGATGTTCCGCTACGAGCGTCCGCAGAAGGGCCGCATGCGGCAGTTCTGGCAGATCGGTGTCGAGGCCCTCGGGATGGCCGAGCCGACCGCGGATGCCGAGGTGGTGGCCCTACTCGTGCGCTACTTCGAGACACTGGGCGTACCAGGCGAGAGGATGCGCCTTCTCGTGAACTCGATGGGCGACGAGGCGTGCCGTCCCGCGTACCGTGACGAGATCCGCGCGTTCATCCTCTCGAACTCCGACGGCCTGTGCGAGGAGTGCCACAGACGTGCGGAGACGAATCCCCTGCGCGCTTTCGACTGCAAGGTCCCGGAGTGCGTGGCGATCATGGCGAAGGCGCCGCTGCTGCGGGAGCGCCTGTGCGAGGACTGCGCGGCACACTATGCGGCCTTCAAGGGACATCTCGACGCGCTCGGGATCCTCTACGAGGAGGATTCGACGCTCGTGCGCGGTCTCGACTACTACACCCGCACCGTCTTCGAGGTGCAGGCCGAGGGGCTCGGCTCGCAGAACGCCATCGGCGGAGGCGGCCGGTACGATCGCCTGATGGAGGCGTACGGCGGCGCCCCGACTCCGGGGCTCGGCTTCGCGCTCGGTTTCGAACGCACACTCCTCGCCATGCAGGCGGCGGGCGTCGAGACGCCCGGCCATCCGGTCGCCGAGGTCTTCGTCGCCAGGGTCGACGCCTCCGTCGCCGGCGAGGTCTTCCGGTTCACGCAAGAGCTTCGGGAGGCCGGCATCGCCGCCGAGGCGGACCACCAGGCGCGCAGCCTGAAGAGCCAGTTCAAGATCGCCGATCGTCTCGGCGCGCGGTTCGTCTTGGTGATCGGACCCGACGAACTCGCCGCGGGGAAGTTCACGCTGCGCGACATGGGTACGAAGGACGAGGCGCCCGTCGCGATAGCCGACGCCGTGGCCGCGGTGGGAGCCGCTCTCGGCAGGTAG